CAGCAGTACAACGGTGGTTTAGATGTGGCTGTAAACCAGCAAGCACTTGAGGCGGCCGAAGCGGAGCAACGAAAGATTACATTTTCAGCCGGGCAAGGAAACCCTATTGTGATGCTCGATGAAGACTTGAGTGATGTGATCATTATTGTAGATGCCGAAGGGAATACAAATGCACTTCCCAAGCTACGCCAGTCTAATGCTAGCGACCTATTACTTTTTACGATTGCGCCTCGCTTGGGTCAGGATTTTGGCAATGGCCCCTTCGGTTTGCAAGACCCCGCTACCGATGAATTTGTGCTGACACTGAACGAGCAAATTACCGCTAATACCCGTCTGGCTACTTTCAATGCCGAGATTGCCCGAATTGTCGCTAGCACTGGTGGGCGAGTCGCTTTGCTAGATATTAATCCAGTATTTGCGGATATAGCAGGGTTAACTTCTCAGCAAGCAGCTCTGCTAGGCATGAGTGCCGAAGCCCAAGCAGCAGCGGATGGTCAGCGAGGATTAGTCTTGGATGGAGTAAACTACCAACCGGATTTCTCTCCCAGTGGTATCATTTCTACCGATGGCATCCACCCCAACCCCAAAGGGCACGCCATTGTAGCGAACGAAGTAATTCGAGTAATTAATGAAAGCTTTGAGGCCAGTATTCCCTCAGTAAACTTATCACCCTTTAGTACGGTGGAAGTCGCGCCTTGATAGTGTTTTGGTGCTTAGCATACTATGGTGATGGTGTTATAGGTCGTCCAGCACGACTCTCAAGCACTATAACACCAAAATACATTAACACTACACTAGGCATTAGAAGCCATTCGCTCCGATAACTTCTGCTTGATGTCTTGCATAATGGGCTGAGCGTGCAGTTTACCATTCTCAATAAAGATTTTCTTGGTTTCTTCCCCGCCAATAACCGAACCACCCAGGTAGATTCCCGGAATGTTACTTTCAAACGTATCTGCGTTGATTTCGGGAATCAGCATTTCTCCGTTTAGGCGAATACCTACCTTTCGTAAGAACTTCGCATCAGGATGATAACCGATCATCAGAAAAACAAAATCAGCGGGCAGGGATTGCAATTCTCCGGTTTGAAGATTCTTGATTTTCACCTCTTTCTCAGTGATTTCGGTCACTTCACTGTTAAAGTACGATTGCACTTCACCTTTCTTAATTCGGTTTTCCAAATCGGGAACGATCCAGTACTTAGCAGTTTTATCAATGCCATCAAAAATATGAACCAGCGTTACGTTTACACCATTGCGGTATAAATCCAGCGCAGTCTCTACCGCCGAGTTAGCTCCGCCTACCACTACCGCATTCGTACCCGTGTACCGATAAGGCTCGTCGTAGTAGTGAATCACGTGCGACAACTCTTCACCCGGCACCCCTAGTTCCCGCGGAATATCGTAGTAGCCGATCGCCAGCACTACTTTTTTTGTCCGATAAGTGCCCTGATTTGTTTGTAAGACAAATACACCATCTGTTTGCTCAATATTTTCTACCTCCGTAAAAATATGCACGTTGAGTTGGAAGTGATCTGCTACTTTACGATAATACTTCAGAGCTTCTACCCGGCTCGGACGCAAATTCAAGGAAGTAAAAGGAACATCACCAATAGCAATATTATCTGCACTAGAAAAAAAGGTCATATCTACCGGATAGCGCCGGATCGACTCGGTAATGCTCCCTTTATCCAACACTGCGTACGTTAACCCTTGTCGTTGAGCTTCAATTCCGCACGCTAATCCGCAGGGACCAGCTCCTACGATGAGCACATCGTATATTTTCATAGAAATAAGTCAGTTTAAGTGAATGAGTGAATTGTTGAACGAAGCAGTAGATGAATAAACCCTCCTATTTCATTATTCATTCAACAACCCACTTTACAAAGGTACAACAATACCACGTATAAAGCTGTTCACTAAAACGTTTATCTGGCTATTAAGCTGAGGCAGCCTTCTTTTGAGGTAAGAATGTAATTTGTAGTAGTTGCTCACTTATCTCCCACAAACGCTTAGCGTTATAATTATTAGAAGCCTCTTTGTTGGGGCTCACTACTTTTTTATCCTTAAAATACTGACCAGTTGCGGTGAACCCTTCTTCACTGGTCGCTAAATAGATGCTGGTTTCGGCTCCTTTCTCCTCGCTAATCATAAACGGACGCGCCAATTGCATAACAATACCAAAGAAGCCAGGCACCCCGCCACCAAAGTTACTGGCCACCGCTCCCGGATGCAGAGAGTTGGTTACTACGTGGGCTGGCAGTCGCTGACTCAACTCACGAGTAAAAAGAATATTGCATAATTTAGAAGAACAGTACGCTTTCAATCCATTATACTTACGCTTCTCATATTGTAAGTCGCTGAGGTCGAAGCTAGCAAAGCGGTGCGCTTCCGAAGATACGTTAATGATGTTACCTTGTTTACTCGCCAACACCTTATCCAATAATAATTGCGTGAGTAGAAAAGGAGCTAAATGATTCACCCCAAAGGTCGTCTCAAAACCGTCATCAGTGGTTGTTCGTGTATTGCTGGTAATTAGTCCGGCATTGTTAATCAGCACATCAATTTTAGAACAATCTGCATTAATACGTTCGGCAGCCGAGCGTATCTGCTGAGTTGAAGATAAGTCAGCCAGCACAATATCGACCCGGCTATGACCACATACCCGCAGAATACCTTCTTTAGCCCGCTCAGCTTTTTCTTCATTACGACAGAGCATCACCACGTGCGCTCCTTGTTTAGCTAACTCCCGAGCGGTTACTTTTCCGATACCAGAATTAGCTCCGGTAATCACACAAATCTTATCGTTCATAGCGTTGGTCTTTACTCTCTTGTACCAAGAAGCTACGGCTTTTGTTTAGAAATAGTGCTCTAAAAATCTTAAAATAAAAAAAGGCGGAAAATCCGCCCAAAACACTACAAAAGTAATTGCAGTTTTAAGTCAAGTACATGCACTTTGAACTCTTAAAACGTCCAATGCTGATTCCAGTTATGGCAACTAAACCGATGTTTTTGCTCTTCAAAGTTATCCCGCAGGGTAGAATAAAAACCCCAACCCACTAAAAAGGTGAATACCGAAGCAATTGTAAAGGCATTTACTACCGACTCGGCTAAGAACCCAAATAGCAGCATGGTTACCAAAAACGTAACAACCGTCCAGTAAACCGTCATATTGGTTAAGTTGCGGTGCCGCCACGACCGAATGTAGCGCAGCGGATGCAAATCGTCACCCCACTGGTGTACTAGCTTAAAGTGATGTTGATCAATGCGGTACAACAGTAAAGGATCAATGATCGGCCGTTGGCGTTGTTCCAAATCAAATGTTTCTGCCGGAGCCACAATGTAAAAATCGTACTCCAAATCTTCTTCACTCAGCGCGTGTTCTTCCTGAAACCGATTTAGTTTAGTACCAAACTCCGGATCAATCGGCCCGTGGTACAGCCGACTGGAGAGCATACGCATTCTATAAGCCACGCAAACCTGTTTAATATCATCTACATGATACACCTCACCATCGAACTGCCGATTAAGCAACCACTGTCTCAGCCATCGTTGTTTAGGATCATGAATTTGGTGTAAGCTTCGCTTTAAACCTAATTGCCGAATGGCTTTTTCCTCTTGCATTCCCTGCTGTTGTAGCAGTACTTGGGCTTCCTGGGCAGGATCATTAATTACTCCTTGCCGTTTTTGGTCTTCTCTGATGAGTGCATCGTGTAAATTCATGGCAAAAAATTAAAAAGGATAATTTAGATGTTATCTGGCTAATCAATTTAATAAAAACGTTGAATAATGTCTCATTTCTCAATAAAAATGTTTGGAACTTTGAAAAAAATAGACTACCACTGAGCATGACGC
This region of Tunicatimonas pelagia genomic DNA includes:
- a CDS encoding YpdA family putative bacillithiol disulfide reductase, which produces MKIYDVLIVGAGPCGLACGIEAQRQGLTYAVLDKGSITESIRRYPVDMTFFSSADNIAIGDVPFTSLNLRPSRVEALKYYRKVADHFQLNVHIFTEVENIEQTDGVFVLQTNQGTYRTKKVVLAIGYYDIPRELGVPGEELSHVIHYYDEPYRYTGTNAVVVGGANSAVETALDLYRNGVNVTLVHIFDGIDKTAKYWIVPDLENRIKKGEVQSYFNSEVTEITEKEVKIKNLQTGELQSLPADFVFLMIGYHPDAKFLRKVGIRLNGEMLIPEINADTFESNIPGIYLGGSVIGGEETKKIFIENGKLHAQPIMQDIKQKLSERMASNA
- a CDS encoding SDR family oxidoreductase gives rise to the protein MNDKICVITGANSGIGKVTARELAKQGAHVVMLCRNEEKAERAKEGILRVCGHSRVDIVLADLSSTQQIRSAAERINADCSKIDVLINNAGLITSNTRTTTDDGFETTFGVNHLAPFLLTQLLLDKVLASKQGNIINVSSEAHRFASFDLSDLQYEKRKYNGLKAYCSSKLCNILFTRELSQRLPAHVVTNSLHPGAVASNFGGGVPGFFGIVMQLARPFMISEEKGAETSIYLATSEEGFTATGQYFKDKKVVSPNKEASNNYNAKRLWEISEQLLQITFLPQKKAASA